Proteins from a single region of Candidatus Methylacidiphilales bacterium:
- a CDS encoding response regulator, with protein MITAMREVLQSIQARKSLADVLQEILKWACQLTNSIHGSFVTVDHERGVLLITSTHGPDWTPEKKSHTMKIGEGITGLVAATGKPYLCSDTTLDPLYVSLFDFVESELAVPVIAQNKVWGIINFDGRKKHEFNETTVSDMELFAQLTAAAIDIHLSWSREQRLQQELMQAEKLSSFSKMLSGFAHEINNPLAAILGGASVLAYDSPDSGQRQELEAIAAEAQRAATLVKNLLAFSRRQTAKKEVRDINVLVQDACALAWHQLKQKGISLVVSLSEKPPHAEVQPLQIQQVLLNLFSNAESAIAEEGRPDGEIRVAVSEENGEVLIEVADNGVGMESETRRSIYDPFFTTRDVGKGAGLGLSIAHDILSFHGGSITCKSGLHAGSIFYIRLPASRMQPEAASVIPPPATSKKSKIQRPAITMRVLVVDDEDQIRTALERFLSSKGFHVETAVDGMAAHSLAHEQDFDVVLSDIRMPRMDGFELYRALNEINELYGRRFVFMTGNLITSETHEFIQNTKCPCIEKPFQFDVIFKTLLEQSCV; from the coding sequence CAGCACACATGGGCCGGACTGGACCCCCGAGAAGAAAAGCCACACCATGAAAATCGGCGAGGGAATCACCGGCCTTGTCGCGGCGACAGGCAAACCTTATCTTTGCTCCGACACCACGCTCGATCCTCTTTACGTAAGCCTGTTTGATTTTGTCGAAAGCGAGCTGGCGGTGCCCGTCATCGCCCAGAACAAGGTCTGGGGCATCATCAATTTCGACGGGCGAAAAAAACACGAGTTCAACGAAACCACGGTTTCGGACATGGAATTATTCGCCCAACTGACTGCTGCCGCTATTGATATTCATCTGAGCTGGAGCCGGGAACAGCGCCTCCAACAGGAGCTGATGCAGGCGGAAAAATTGTCCTCGTTCAGCAAAATGCTTTCCGGGTTTGCGCATGAGATCAATAATCCGCTTGCCGCCATTCTGGGTGGCGCTTCTGTCCTGGCCTATGACAGCCCTGATTCCGGGCAGCGGCAGGAACTGGAGGCCATTGCCGCCGAAGCGCAGCGGGCCGCGACGCTGGTAAAAAATCTCCTGGCCTTTTCCCGGCGGCAAACCGCCAAAAAGGAGGTCCGGGACATCAATGTGCTGGTGCAGGACGCATGCGCTCTCGCCTGGCATCAACTCAAACAAAAGGGCATCAGCCTGGTTGTGTCGCTGTCTGAAAAGCCGCCCCATGCGGAAGTCCAGCCGCTGCAAATCCAGCAGGTGCTCTTGAACCTTTTCAGCAATGCGGAAAGCGCCATCGCGGAAGAAGGCCGTCCCGACGGCGAGATCCGGGTGGCAGTCAGCGAAGAAAATGGAGAGGTGTTGATTGAGGTGGCGGACAACGGCGTTGGCATGGAATCCGAAACAAGACGTTCGATCTACGACCCGTTTTTCACCACCCGCGATGTCGGCAAAGGCGCCGGACTTGGCCTGTCGATTGCGCACGACATCCTGAGCTTCCATGGAGGCAGCATCACCTGCAAAAGCGGATTGCATGCGGGATCGATATTTTACATCCGACTGCCCGCGAGCCGGATGCAACCGGAAGCGGCTTCTGTGATCCCACCCCCGGCGACCTCGAAAAAAAGCAAAATACAGCGTCCGGCCATAACCATGCGGGTTCTGGTTGTGGACGATGAAGACCAGATTCGGACCGCTCTGGAACGCTTTCTAAGTTCCAAAGGATTTCACGTCGAGACAGCCGTCGATGGAATGGCGGCTCATTCCCTGGCCCATGAGCAGGATTTTGACGTGGTGTTAAGCGACATCCGGATGCCGCGAATGGATGGATTTGAGTTGTATCGGGCGTTGAACGAGATCAACGAGTTGTACGGCAGGCGCTTTGTTTTTATGACGGGGAACCTTATTACGTCAGAGACCCATGAATTTATCCAAAACACCAAGTGTCCGTGCATTGAGAAACCGTTTCAATTCGATGTGATTTTCAAAACCCTTTTGGAACAGTCGTGCGTGTGA
- a CDS encoding sigma-70 family RNA polymerase sigma factor, with the protein MQHLNDVELMAEIGGENEAAFAELLRRHQNLVYGTVYKLLGQNASDAEDVAQQVFIKVYRAAPRYRPEAKFTTWLLTICRNCAFTHIKRNKRHLAQPLVYQDEDGERETLLPDPAAISPDDTLLHREMQSAIENAVANLPQSQREALVLRQYHQLDYAEIARVMKISIPSVKSLLFRAREMLRLELRKYMGTS; encoded by the coding sequence ATGCAGCACCTGAACGATGTAGAACTCATGGCCGAAATCGGCGGCGAAAATGAGGCGGCTTTTGCCGAGTTGCTGCGCCGGCATCAGAACCTTGTGTATGGCACTGTTTATAAATTGCTCGGACAGAATGCCTCCGACGCCGAGGACGTGGCCCAGCAGGTTTTTATCAAGGTTTACCGCGCGGCGCCCCGCTATCGCCCGGAAGCCAAATTCACCACATGGCTGCTGACCATTTGCCGAAACTGCGCCTTCACCCACATCAAACGCAACAAACGGCACCTGGCCCAGCCGCTGGTCTATCAGGACGAGGATGGCGAACGGGAAACCCTGTTGCCGGACCCGGCTGCCATTTCCCCGGACGACACTCTTTTGCACCGTGAAATGCAAAGCGCCATCGAAAACGCGGTGGCAAACCTGCCTCAAAGCCAGCGGGAAGCCCTGGTTTTGCGCCAATATCACCAGCTCGATTACGCGGAAATCGCCCGCGTGATGAAGATTTCGATCCCTTCGGTCAAATCCCTGCTGTTTCGAGCACGCGAAATGCTGCGTTTGGAATTGAGAAAATATATGGGAACAAGCTGA
- a CDS encoding YlbF family regulator, whose product MIQTADPEAAIQEKTKELCALILALPHFHGLTQDVKAFLDDEKSQEQYRAVSLRGRELHEKQKAGGKVAETEVGEFEKMRFSLMENPVARNFIEAQGEMNRIQDSINRYLSKCFELGRVPEASDFESEGDCCGGGCDCK is encoded by the coding sequence ATGATTCAAACCGCCGACCCTGAAGCCGCCATCCAGGAAAAGACAAAGGAACTTTGCGCGCTTATCCTCGCGTTGCCCCATTTTCACGGCTTGACGCAGGATGTGAAAGCTTTCCTGGATGACGAAAAATCGCAGGAACAATACCGCGCTGTCAGCCTGCGCGGGCGCGAGCTTCACGAGAAGCAAAAGGCCGGGGGCAAGGTGGCTGAAACAGAAGTCGGCGAATTTGAAAAGATGCGTTTTTCCCTCATGGAAAACCCCGTGGCCCGGAATTTTATTGAAGCCCAAGGTGAAATGAACCGGATTCAGGATTCCATCAACCGGTATCTGAGCAAATGCTTCGAACTGGGGCGGGTGCCCGAGGCGTCGGATTTTGAGAGCGAGGGTGATTGTTGCGGCGGCGGGTGCGATTGCAAGTGA
- a CDS encoding AraC family transcriptional regulator: MARFVKEPGEIESIGKHTREWIVDSRACPLLRIHGISSVGISEALSGFRFVRPNPDMSVLMVSVKGRGKACIDGKYKNFSGGMAYLMPPHVLHGYEAAGRALWRICWVCYNQPKEQAPMISSAKPMLVRAVGEPLEEAIRGLHRETIRLAAAPIQKLYVELIHEHSLRIARNLHMEDRLWKLWAFVESDLARSWALEELAREGGISIELLRVLSKQSTGRSPMKQLAFLRMQHAASALASTNAKIRTISLESGYNDAFAFSVAFKRHIGMSPGAYRSRKRSVSIH, from the coding sequence ATGGCGCGTTTCGTGAAAGAACCCGGTGAAATCGAATCCATCGGAAAACACACCCGCGAATGGATTGTGGATTCGCGCGCCTGCCCGCTGTTGCGGATTCACGGCATCAGCAGCGTTGGGATCAGCGAGGCCCTGAGTGGATTCCGGTTCGTGCGGCCCAATCCGGACATGAGCGTCCTGATGGTGTCCGTCAAAGGGCGGGGCAAGGCTTGCATTGATGGCAAATATAAAAATTTCTCTGGTGGCATGGCTTATCTGATGCCTCCCCATGTCCTGCACGGGTACGAGGCCGCGGGCCGCGCCCTTTGGCGGATCTGTTGGGTTTGCTATAACCAACCGAAAGAGCAGGCGCCCATGATTTCATCCGCCAAACCCATGCTCGTGCGTGCGGTCGGGGAGCCGCTGGAGGAGGCGATCCGCGGCCTCCACCGCGAAACCATCCGGCTTGCGGCGGCCCCCATCCAAAAACTCTACGTTGAACTCATCCATGAACATTCGTTGCGCATCGCGCGAAATCTGCACATGGAAGATCGTTTGTGGAAACTCTGGGCTTTCGTGGAGTCGGATCTTGCGCGCAGTTGGGCGCTGGAGGAACTCGCCCGCGAAGGAGGCATAAGCATTGAATTGTTGCGCGTGCTCAGCAAGCAATCCACGGGGCGCAGTCCGATGAAACAGCTCGCGTTTCTCCGGATGCAGCATGCCGCGTCCGCATTGGCGTCAACAAACGCAAAGATCCGGACCATTTCCCTGGAATCCGGTTACAACGACGCTTTTGCATTTTCCGTGGCCTTTAAACGCCATATCGGGATGTCGCCCGGCGCCTACCGGTCGCGGAAAAGAAGCGTATCGATTCATTGA
- a CDS encoding type I 3-dehydroquinate dehydratase: MPSLRRINWKKPVLAVGCISTPAGLPLIVRPQPQTDLVELRYDTFHSNGADPDEIIGYLRKRQNPILLTLRTRREGGSHSWKSTERILLFEKLIPYVDAVDLELQNLKLLQPVLRLARDRSKGIILSAHSVQRKLTYGKALRWLDIFRRHRVNAYKISALTRTPKDLGVLVRLLLDFPKLRLAVMAMGPMAPLSRQVLPLLGSKLVYGYLDTPAAKNQPPLKDITAKLEF, translated from the coding sequence ATGCCGTCGCTGCGCCGTATTAACTGGAAAAAACCCGTGCTGGCGGTGGGTTGCATTTCGACACCTGCCGGGCTTCCTCTCATTGTCAGACCCCAGCCCCAAACCGATTTGGTGGAATTGCGCTATGACACGTTCCACAGCAACGGCGCTGATCCGGACGAAATCATCGGCTATTTGAGAAAAAGGCAAAATCCCATCCTGCTGACGCTTCGGACCCGGCGGGAAGGCGGCAGCCATTCCTGGAAATCCACCGAACGCATCCTGCTCTTTGAAAAACTCATCCCGTATGTCGATGCGGTGGATCTCGAACTGCAAAATCTGAAGCTGTTGCAACCTGTGTTGAGGCTGGCGCGCGACCGGAGCAAGGGCATTATCTTGTCCGCCCATTCGGTTCAAAGAAAACTCACCTACGGCAAGGCCCTGCGCTGGCTTGATATATTCCGGCGCCACCGTGTGAATGCGTATAAAATATCCGCCCTGACCCGCACCCCGAAGGATTTGGGCGTGCTTGTCCGACTTTTGTTGGATTTCCCAAAGCTGCGTCTGGCGGTAATGGCGATGGGACCCATGGCGCCGCTCTCGCGGCAGGTTCTGCCGCTGCTGGGTTCCAAGCTGGTCTATGGTTATCTGGACACGCCCGCCGCCAAAAACCAACCGCCCTTGAAGGACATCACGGCGAAATTGGAATTCTAG
- a CDS encoding phytanoyl-CoA dioxygenase family protein — protein sequence MPTTKPAAQKISATANLPDLSGEYPLAPEQIKHFRSEGFVILRGVLTPEEVEAYRAEIKRATFELNKEKRKLEERDAYGKAFLQTLNLRLHSEGVRKLVTSRRLGKIAADLMGVDGVRVYHEQSLFKEPGKGTNPTPWHQDQYYWPLEELTTLGFWMALVDVEQGMGGMKWAAGTHKLGFLGQHAISDESQKYYEAYIQEHHIRVTEGVPMKQGDVSFHYGWTLHAAGPNCSNKLREAMIGTYFADGMRVMKPSNASQEGDRVKFLGGKQPGELADSPLNTLVYKKC from the coding sequence ATGCCGACCACAAAACCTGCCGCCCAGAAAATCTCCGCTACCGCCAATCTCCCGGATCTTTCCGGCGAATACCCGCTTGCGCCGGAGCAAATCAAACACTTCCGCTCCGAAGGATTTGTCATCCTACGCGGCGTCCTCACACCCGAAGAGGTCGAGGCTTACCGGGCGGAAATCAAACGGGCGACCTTTGAGTTGAACAAGGAAAAGCGGAAACTTGAGGAGCGTGACGCCTACGGCAAGGCATTTCTCCAAACATTGAATCTCCGGCTCCACAGCGAGGGGGTCAGAAAACTTGTCACAAGCCGTCGGCTCGGCAAAATTGCCGCAGATCTGATGGGTGTGGACGGTGTTCGTGTTTATCATGAACAGTCGCTGTTCAAGGAACCGGGTAAAGGAACCAATCCCACCCCTTGGCATCAGGACCAATACTACTGGCCGCTTGAAGAGTTGACGACGCTAGGCTTTTGGATGGCCTTGGTTGACGTTGAGCAGGGCATGGGAGGGATGAAGTGGGCTGCGGGGACCCACAAGCTTGGATTCCTGGGCCAGCACGCCATTTCCGACGAATCCCAGAAATATTATGAGGCCTATATCCAGGAGCATCACATTCGGGTCACGGAAGGCGTCCCGATGAAGCAGGGGGATGTTTCCTTCCATTACGGCTGGACGCTTCATGCCGCAGGCCCAAACTGTTCGAACAAACTGCGCGAAGCCATGATTGGCACCTATTTCGCCGACGGCATGCGGGTCATGAAACCAAGCAATGCTTCCCAGGAAGGGGACCGGGTGAAATTCCTCGGTGGAAAACAGCCCGGTGAACTCGCCGACAGCCCGCTCAATACTCTTGTTTACAAAAAATGCTAA